From a region of the Montipora foliosa isolate CH-2021 unplaced genomic scaffold, ASM3666993v2 scaffold_432, whole genome shotgun sequence genome:
- the LOC137988868 gene encoding uncharacterized protein — protein sequence MDTLSEVINLIRPGVYMAPLDLKHAYYTISIATEHRKYLKFVWAGQLYEFQSLPMGLTSSPRIFTKIMKPVLASLRQKGYTNSDYIDDFYLQGADFVDCCNNVKDTVDLFLRLGFFIHPEKCILTPTQEITFLGFILNSTTMMVYLSDQKKEKLKFVCTQALDGDILSIRFVARVIGKIVSSLPGSEFGKLHYRNLERDKIMALALNKGDYDAKIQLSVLAKENLLWWVENVQQAYRRIIHAPITYVFQTDASDTGWGISCSSHDSWKSQGLWSREQGVLHINVREL from the coding sequence ATGGATACTTTAAGCGAAGTTATCAATTTAATCAGACCAGGTGTCTATATGGCCCCTCTTGATCTAAAGCATGCTTATTACACCATCTCTATTGCAACAGAGCATAGAAAATACTTGAAGTTTGTTTGGGCAGGACAACTGTATGAATTTCAATCCTTGCCCATGGGTTTGACCAGTTCACCCAGAATTTTCACTAAGATAATGAAACCAGTCTTAGCCTCCCTCAGGCAAAAAGGATACACTAATAGCGATTACATAGATGATTTTTATCTGCAAGGGGCTGATTTTGTTGATTGTTGCAACAATGTTAAGGACACGGTTGATTTATTTCTTCGATTAGGGTTTTTCATTCACCCAGAAAAATGTATCTTGACACCCACTCAGGAAATCACATTTCTGGGCTTTATCTTAAATTCAACAACCATGATGGTCTATTTATCTGATCAGAAgaaggaaaagttgaaattCGTTTGCACCCAGGCTCTAGATGGGGATATTTTGTCGATTCGTTTTGTAGCTCGGGTTATTGGAAAAATTGTTTCCTCTTTGCCTGGATCTGAATTTGGCAAGCTGCACTATCGAAATCTAGAGCGTGACAAGATCATGGCCTTGGCTCTGAATAAGGGTGATTATGATGCCAAGATACAACTGTCTGTCTTAGCTAAAGAGAATCTACTCTGGTGGGTCGAGAATGTGCAACAAGCCTACCGGAGAATTATTCATGCTCCAATCACTTATGTTTTTCAGACTGATGCCAGTGACACTGGCTGGGGCATTTCTTGTTCAAGCCATGATTCATGGAAGTCTCAGGGTCTATGGAGCCGAGAACAAGGTGTTCTCCATATTAATGTGAGAGAACTAtaa